Proteins from one Mauremys mutica isolate MM-2020 ecotype Southern chromosome 14, ASM2049712v1, whole genome shotgun sequence genomic window:
- the LOC123349220 gene encoding adhesion G-protein coupled receptor G1-like — protein sequence MMDRLLLALLFLLQRVDGSSRHAEDFRFCGERSQTKKSHITYQMRPENNIITIENSAEMLKISAPFPPCLENYPLLDNLGNYGFCLYWYQSDGIFNLTYGRNSYTLSTEAHPSFDFSNPTAPQNRSGVPVLSNVSYAYGRGLRNTSLSSAAVYSFSIRDISKVHEIKEELRNLENYMKNPNKPTGRMTSANAPYKKLLRLESNLGQVVFEGESETFGTSTVRATVLKIGPSNAFQDLPFMSELEVGREVHGFAVNLPRILFAQAKGRRGNAERRVLLMDINSQALFQDQNGSRVLGEKVIGITVGNTTVSGLPQDVVLKFFHDQLPRNVTPRCVFWDVDSSHGYGSWKSDGCETEMGNNQTVCRCNHLTCFAVLMMSSPEIDYIHKEYLMIIAYIGCIISAVASLFTIFCCCCCSRRKHRDGTVNIYIHMNLLAAIFLLDVSFLLTEHLASLGSEAACKAGGMFLHLSLLGCLTWMGIEGYHLYRLVVEVFKTYVEHFMLKLCLVGWGLPIFIVGVIFLANQANYGLFHIEVFESLEKSTNATICWITAPLIHNIANLGFFSLVFLFNVAMLGAMVREILRQRNRGHNLKHALVLLGLSLMLGVPWALAFCSFSLGSFQLVIIYLFTIINTLQGFLIFLWYWKMVLQVRKSKSYPSLNNSNSTRLPVSTSRTNAD from the exons ATGATGGATCGCCTCCTTCTGGCTCTGCTTTTCCTGTTGCAAA GGGTCGACGGAAGCAGCCGCCATGCAGAAGACTTCCGATTTTGTGGCGAAAGAAGCCAAACAAAGAAAAGCCATATCACTTATCAGATGCGGCCAGAGAACAACATCATCACCATCGAGAACAGTGCTGAGATGCTGAAGATAAGTGCGCCATTCCCACCATGCCTTGAAAACTACCCTTTACTGGACAACTTGGGGAACTACGGCTTCTGCCTCTACTGGTACCAAAGCGATGGGATTTTCAACCTTACGTACGGCAGAAACAGCTACACGCTGAGTACCGAGGCGCACCCTTCCTTCGACTTTTCGAACCCCACTGCACCGCAGAATAGAAGTGGGGTTCCTGTGCTTTCCAACGTGTCCTACGCCTACGGCAGAGGCCTGCGGAACACCTCCCTCAGCAGCGCTGCTGTTTACTCCTTCTCCATCCGTG ACATCAGCAAGGTGCATGAGATTAAAGAAGAATTAAGGAATTTAGAAAACTACATGAAGAATCCCAATAAACCCACTGGAAGAATGACCAGTGCCAACGCACCATATAA GAAACTTCTGCGCTTGGAATCGAACCTGGGACAGGTGGTGTTTGAAGGGGAGAGCGAGACTTTTGGGACAAGTACAGTGCGTGCGACTGTTTTGAAGATAGGACCCAGCAACGCCTTTCAGGATCTTCCCTTCATGTCTGAATTGGAG GTGGGCAGAGAGGTCCATGGGTTTGCGGTGAATCTGCCGAGGATCCTCTTTGCACAGGCGAAGGGCAGGCGGGGGAACGCTGAGAGGAGAGTGCTCCTGATGGATATCAACAGCCAGGCCCTTTTCCAG GACCAGAACGGCAGCAGGGTGCTCGGTGAAAAGGTGATTGGCATCACCGTGGGGAACACCACTGTATCAGGCCTTCCACAGGACGTGGTCCTCAAATTCTTTCATGACCAGCTACCG AGGAACGTGACTCCACGGTGCGTGTTCTGGGACGTGGACTCCAGCC ATGGCTACGGCAGCTGGAAAAGTGACGGCTGTGAAACAGAGATGGGTAATAACCAGACAGTTTGCCGTTGCAACCACCTCACCTGTTTTGCTGTGCTGATG ATGTCGTCTCCAGAGATAGATTACATCCACAAGGAGTACCTGATGATTATCGCCTACATTGGCTGCATTATCTCAGCTGTGGCTTCCCTCTTCAccatcttctgctgctgctgctgctccag GAGGAAGCACAGAGACGGCACCGTAAACATCTACATTCACATGAACCTGCTGGCGGCCATCTTCCTGCTGGACGTGAGCTTCCTCCTTACTGAGCACTTGGCCTCCCTCGGCAGCGAGGCAGCCTGCAAAGCCGGCGGCATGTTCCTGCACCTCTCTCTGCTGGGCTGCCTGACCTGGATGGGCATTGAGGGCTACCATCTGTACAGGCTGGTGGTGGAGGTCTTCAAAACCTACGTGGAGCACTTCATGCTCAAGCTGTGCCTGGTGGGCTGGG GGCTTCCCATCTTTATTGTGGGTGTGATCTTCCTGGCGAATCAGGCAAATTATGGACTATTCCACATAGAAGTATTTGAATCCCTTGAGAAATCCACCAATGCAACCAT ATGTTGGATCACAGCCCCGCTGATCCATAACATTGCGAACCTGGGCTTCTTCAGCCTGGTGTTCCTCTTCAACGTGGCCATGCTAGGAGCCATGGTGCGGGAGATCCTCAGGCAGAGAAACAGAGGACACAACCTTAAGCACGCCCTGGTGCTCCTGGGGCTGAGCCTCATGCTGGGCGTCCCCTGGGCACTTGCGTTCTGCTCCTTTTCCTTGGGATCATTCCAGCTCGTCATCATCTACCTCTTCACCATCATCAACACTTTGCAAG GCTTCCTCATCTTCCTCTGGTACTGGAAAATGGTGCTGCAGGTCAGAAAGTCGAAGTCCTACCCCTCACTGAACAACTCAAACAGCACCAGGTTGCCAGTCAGCACCAGCCGCACGAATGCAGACTGA